The following proteins are encoded in a genomic region of Brachypodium distachyon strain Bd21 chromosome 1, Brachypodium_distachyon_v3.0, whole genome shotgun sequence:
- the LOC100837120 gene encoding ATP synthase delta chain, chloroplastic, translated as MNILNQPIHPAAAKEIGGGVQLVPASVRFDGTTTAPAGRSPRWQAQTLRRASSYVGADEAAAALKSASSSTAGAKAQQAAAGPMVAPFQPVTLNFLRSLLDRESMTSIAVEEDGGGGEGGVASSPPMHALRVVVSSAVALDARQTELIARKMRRITGFVNLAIENVVDPSLIAGFVVCYGLGDSHAIDLSVKGRLAALKSRVDSFDRDATAMS; from the coding sequence ATGAACATCTTGAACCAACCCATCCACCCGGCCGCGGCCAAGgagatcggcggcggcgtccagcTGGTGCCGGCGTCGGTCCGCTTCGACGGCACGACCACGGCGCCCGCCGGGCGCTCCCCGAGGTGGCAGGCGCAGACGCTGCGCCGGGCCAGCAGCTACGtgggcgccgacgaggccgccgccgccttgaagagcgcgtccagctctaCGGCGGGCGCGAAGGCGCAgcaggccgcggcggggcCCATGGTGGCGCCGTTCCAACCGGTGACGCTCAACTTCCTGCGGTCGCTCCTGGACAGGGAGAGCATGACCTCCATCGcggtggaggaagacggcggcggcggcgagggcggcgtgGCGTCGTCTCCTCCGATGCACGCGCTGCGGGTGGTGGTGTCGTCCGCCGTGGCGCTGGACGCGCGCCAGACGGAGCTCATCGCGCGCAAGATGCGCCGGATCACCGGGTTCGTGAACCTCGCCATCGAGAACGTGGTCGACCCGTCGCTCATCGCCGGCTTCGTCGTCTGCTACGGCCTCGGCGACTCCCACGCCATCGACCTCAGCGTCAAgggccgcctcgccgcgctcAAGAGCCGCGTCGACTCCTTCGACCGCGACGCCACTGCAATGAGCTGA
- the LOC100839868 gene encoding GEM-like protein 1 — protein sequence MASSFAPAPAPGYPPHGGNQAPRPHSTAVAVTAESNGEGNPYVLVTPASASPSTCQSIRKALGRYGKLLEDGTRKAADTTGNIWNHLRTAPNMADAAVARLTQGTKVYAEGGHDRVFHQVFGAVPGEQLRKAYACYLSTSTGPIIGTLYLSTARLAFCSDAPLPYYHGPTAQAQPPEPMYYKVVLPLNQLRTVSPSASMWNRADRYIQISTVDNHEFWFMGFVSYDKALKNLSEALQHRT from the exons ATGGCCTCGTCGTTTGCGCCCGCCCCTGCGCCAGGTTACCCACCGCACGGCGGCAACCAGGCCCCGCGCCCGCACTCCACGGCCGTGGCCGTCACAGCAGAGAGCAACGGCGAGGGGAACCCCTACGTGCTCGTCACCCCGGCCAGCGCCTCCCCGTCCACCTGCCAGT CCATCCGGAAGGCGCTGGGGCGGTACGGCAAGCTGCTGGAGGATGGCACCCGCAAGGCCGCCGACACCACCGGCAACATCTGGAACCACC TTCGGACGGCTCCCAACATGGCggacgcggcggtggcgcggctgACCCAGGGGACGAAGGTGTACGCGGAGGGCGGGCACGACAGGGTGTTCCACCAGGTGTTCGGCGCCGTGCCCGGGGAGCAGCTCCGCAAGGCCTACGCCTGCTACCTCTCCACCTCCACGGGCCCCATCATCGGCACGCTCTACCTCTCCACCGCGCGCCTCGCCTTCTGCAGCGACGCCCCGCTCCCCTACTACCACGGCCCCACCGCCCAGGCCCAGCCGCCCGAGCCCATGTACTACAAG GTGGTGCTTCCCCTGAATCAGCTGAGGACGGTGAGCCCGTCCGCCAGCATGTGGAACCGGGCCGACAGGTACATCCAGATTTCAACCGTGGACAATCACGAGTTCTGGTTCATGGGGTTCGTGTCCTACGACAAGGCGCTCAAGAACCTCTCCGAGGCCCTGCAGCACCGTACTTGA